Genomic window (Deltaproteobacteria bacterium):
ACCTGGTCTGGTGGGGGCACGACAACTGCATGTGGTCCAACGACTTCCCCCACGCCAACTCCACCTGGCCGCACTCGCGGGACGTGGTGGCGCGGGATCTCGGCCACCTGCCGGACGACGTGCGCGCCAAGCTCTT
Coding sequences:
- a CDS encoding amidohydrolase family protein is translated as LVWWGHDNCMWSNDFPHANSTWPHSRDVVARDLGHLPDDVRAKLLRDNVARLYDMAVPAPMVAEA